In Alphaproteobacteria bacterium, the following are encoded in one genomic region:
- a CDS encoding PAS domain S-box protein codes for MTSQTDTKSDYAAMSKAELIAELMRIREAPTTVPQGHDAGLAGMLTVAPDAIIAMDEESRIRVFNPGAERLFGYRAADMMGRPLDILMPDRFRSAHGEHVRRFLTSGEQSRLMTERSEIIGLRADGSEFPAEASVSKLRIDDATLLTVMLHDVTERKRAEAELVAAKERAEQALIQAEKMAAIGTLASGIGHEINNPLYAVLGAAEAIRDGGDLSRSQSHAQDIITYCKHIAEIIKNLSGYIRPADAHGLGPVDVNKAIQEAVSIAQLSLQDSDIEIEQWLEPVPEIAAKSEEVQQAFFNVIRNGLQAIDQGGTLEIKSRQEGDLVSVRIRDTGRGIAATNLAKIYDPFFTTKEPDEGEGLGLFVVQQIVKKYAGTIAFESEIGQGTLCTIEFPIRDITEGTR; via the coding sequence ATGACCAGTCAAACCGATACCAAGTCGGATTACGCGGCGATGAGCAAAGCCGAGCTCATCGCCGAACTGATGCGGATCCGGGAAGCGCCAACAACGGTGCCGCAAGGCCATGACGCCGGCTTGGCCGGCATGTTGACGGTGGCCCCGGACGCGATCATCGCGATGGACGAGGAGTCGCGGATCCGCGTCTTCAACCCCGGCGCCGAGAGGCTCTTCGGCTACCGGGCCGCCGACATGATGGGGCGGCCGCTCGACATCCTGATGCCCGACCGTTTCCGTTCGGCGCACGGCGAACATGTCAGGCGTTTCCTGACATCGGGCGAGCAGAGCAGGCTGATGACCGAGCGTAGCGAAATCATCGGGCTGCGTGCGGACGGCTCCGAATTTCCGGCCGAGGCCTCGGTATCCAAGCTGCGGATAGACGACGCGACGCTTTTGACGGTGATGTTGCACGACGTCACTGAACGAAAGCGCGCCGAGGCCGAGCTCGTCGCCGCCAAGGAGCGCGCCGAACAAGCCCTCATCCAAGCCGAAAAGATGGCCGCGATCGGGACCCTGGCCAGCGGCATCGGCCATGAGATCAACAATCCCCTCTATGCCGTTCTGGGTGCGGCGGAGGCGATCCGGGACGGCGGCGACCTCTCCCGGTCCCAGTCGCACGCCCAGGACATAATTACTTATTGCAAGCACATCGCCGAGATCATCAAGAACCTGTCCGGCTATATCCGACCCGCCGACGCACACGGACTGGGACCGGTCGATGTCAACAAGGCGATTCAGGAGGCGGTGTCGATAGCCCAGCTCTCGCTCCAGGACAGCGACATCGAGATAGAGCAGTGGCTGGAACCGGTGCCGGAAATCGCGGCAAAATCGGAAGAGGTCCAGCAGGCCTTCTTCAACGTTATTCGCAACGGCCTCCAGGCCATCGACCAAGGCGGCACGCTGGAGATCAAAAGCCGGCAAGAGGGAGACCTGGTCTCTGTGCGTATCCGCGATACAGGGCGCGGTATCGCGGCGACGAATCTGGCGAAGATTTATGACCCGTTTTTCACCACCAAAGAACCGGACGAGGGCGAAGGCCTTGGACTCTTCGTGGTTCAGCAGATCGTCAAGAAATACGCGGGGACTATCGCGTTCGAGAGCGAAATCGGCCAAGGGACGCTTTGTACCATCGAATTCCCGATCCGAGACATCACTGAAGGGACGCGTTGA
- a CDS encoding response regulator — protein sequence MKNKILVVDDEAEIRKTIRLQLEGTAFEIIEATNGEEAIETLGRENILEMNVIICDIRMPKINGIEAIAYFQQNYAGIPIIVLTGYPDVKLAVDLMRDGVVDYVVKPVEKSELVAAVRRAAQQWTSFGENLPPRRPAFGLSFPRNRNPEAAMCRLR from the coding sequence ATGAAGAACAAGATACTCGTCGTCGATGACGAGGCGGAGATTCGCAAGACCATTCGACTCCAACTCGAAGGCACCGCGTTCGAGATTATCGAGGCGACGAACGGCGAAGAGGCCATCGAGACCCTCGGCCGAGAGAACATCCTGGAGATGAACGTGATCATTTGTGATATCCGCATGCCGAAAATCAACGGCATCGAGGCCATCGCCTATTTCCAGCAGAACTACGCCGGCATTCCGATCATCGTGCTGACCGGATATCCAGACGTGAAGCTTGCCGTCGACCTAATGAGGGACGGCGTAGTCGACTATGTCGTCAAGCCGGTGGAGAAGAGTGAGCTTGTCGCGGCTGTCAGGCGGGCGGCCCAGCAATGGACTTCCTTTGGCGAAAATCTGCCACCGCGGCGACCTGCTTTCGGGCTGTCGTTTCCGAGAAATCGGAATCCTGAGGCTGCCATGTGTCGCCTCCGATAG